The following are encoded in a window of Nibricoccus aquaticus genomic DNA:
- a CDS encoding GDSL-type esterase/lipase family protein, whose product MSPRPVSLRSASINTPMLRFIFLLALCASTVTRTMGSHGDATAPERMTRNGLPGTATHMGKRGELRVAYLGGSITAAEGWRPLTTTFLRELLPDSAITEIAAGVPGTGSDLGVCRLGADVLRHRPDLLFVEFAVNDANTAPADIERTMEGIVRQTWRANPATDICFVYTVSTPGWPDVQAGNYPASVRAMETVAAHYGIPTVQLGFEVARRVADKGMLFKGTAQDGDRAFSVDGVHPTPAGHRVYADVLRRALPEFLKTTASRPPLPPSLRADNWEHAEQRVLSREMFRGEWKAVPLDDENLRGATKALLPPTWRADKAGDAIEFDFTGTHLGLLGIAAPDSGWFTVTVDGNAPVTDTFFDAYVTPTFCRARKWFYPQPLPPGKHRVRVELSDRAVDKAAIKQAAGKTLADPELYAQQRLALSALLLIDTAP is encoded by the coding sequence GTGTCGCCGAGGCCCGTGTCTTTGAGATCCGCGTCTATTAACACTCCCATGCTGCGTTTCATTTTTCTGCTCGCGCTCTGTGCAAGCACGGTCACGCGCACGATGGGATCGCACGGAGATGCAACCGCTCCGGAGAGAATGACGCGAAACGGATTGCCGGGCACGGCGACGCATATGGGAAAACGCGGTGAGCTCCGCGTCGCTTATCTCGGTGGCAGCATTACGGCCGCGGAAGGGTGGCGGCCGCTCACGACGACTTTTTTGCGCGAGCTGCTTCCTGATTCCGCCATCACGGAGATCGCCGCAGGAGTGCCGGGAACGGGTTCGGATCTAGGCGTATGCAGACTGGGGGCGGACGTGCTGCGACATAGACCAGACCTGCTCTTCGTGGAGTTCGCCGTGAACGATGCGAACACTGCGCCGGCCGATATTGAGCGGACGATGGAAGGCATCGTGCGACAGACTTGGCGCGCAAATCCGGCGACCGACATTTGCTTTGTGTACACCGTTTCCACGCCCGGATGGCCCGATGTTCAGGCAGGGAATTATCCGGCCTCCGTCCGCGCGATGGAGACGGTTGCGGCTCACTACGGTATACCGACGGTGCAACTGGGCTTCGAGGTGGCGCGCCGCGTCGCAGATAAGGGAATGCTTTTCAAAGGAACGGCCCAGGACGGAGACCGCGCGTTTTCGGTCGATGGTGTTCATCCGACGCCAGCGGGGCATCGTGTTTACGCGGACGTACTGCGGCGGGCATTGCCGGAATTTTTGAAAACAACCGCGTCGCGTCCTCCGCTGCCGCCGTCGCTGCGTGCAGACAACTGGGAGCATGCGGAGCAGCGCGTGCTATCCCGTGAGATGTTTCGCGGTGAGTGGAAGGCGGTTCCGCTCGACGATGAAAACTTGCGCGGTGCGACGAAGGCGTTGCTCCCGCCGACCTGGCGTGCGGACAAAGCGGGTGACGCCATCGAGTTCGACTTTACCGGGACGCATCTGGGTTTACTCGGCATCGCAGCGCCCGACAGCGGCTGGTTCACGGTGACGGTCGATGGCAACGCTCCGGTGACGGATACTTTTTTTGATGCATATGTGACGCCGACTTTTTGCCGGGCGAGGAAATGGTTTTATCCGCAGCCACTGCCGCCCGGAAAACACCGCGTACGCGTGGAGTTGAGCGATCGAGCTGTGGACAAGGCGGCGATCAAACAAGCGGCGGGAAAAACGCTCGCCGACCCTGAACTCTACGCGCAGCAACGGCTGGCGCTGAGCGCATTGCTTCTCATCGACACCGCGCCGTGA
- a CDS encoding right-handed parallel beta-helix repeat-containing protein, whose protein sequence is MKNRWLSFLFIAFAAIADAKVEQVFHVAPVPRGSDQSAGTEDAPFATLDRARLAVREYRAATPLRGEIVVELGEGRYELASPVRFNAADSGEPGKTIIYRAAPGKRVILSGGRQVTGWRKEQNGIFTADVGEGVDFRQLWIGSHRAVRARTPNAGNSLKMPVEKRANGFDLPRDVLKSVVLRPNEVEVAVTVAWMHKRLRIARTESAEDPAFVRAVIAEPEWDGVTKQPQGDRVYTGRTYWLENAPEFLDAPGEFYLNRETGILGYRPRPGEVVEQSDVVRPELENLVILEGTFDAPVHDLRFEGISFAHTGWTRPNRSGFVDVQANSLVPVDLTGAVDSQYRHNQRKDRVPAAFQARTADRIVIHGCHFYQLGGTGVMFTGGGDDNVLEGNSFYDLAGGGIEFGEDAAAPVNERVFPRRNRISDNFIAHIGEDYWGSAAILGYYTDATEITRNEIAGIPYTAISQGWGWGNPAAPAASRNNRITHNRVNNYMRRLDDGGGIYTTDRLLGTEIGFNVVERMLTPDEQTKAGGALYLDQFTEGVKVHHNLLTETIRWLFIWNPNIRGNRVEKNYADTAALRNDGTDNVVEPATVFDPRVKPEKAREIENAARISSAFASAREFAPADDVIVDAASLDIHRHGEWKMVDASGSYAGGVAQSVSESASARVWPLLPKDGLYEVSVWKGGATGQFSVRHIGGETTLELNGGPKETITESQGWVSLGQFRFEAGSGAEITLSKSLDAPEQTLTLAAFRLHRVGN, encoded by the coding sequence ATGAAAAATCGGTGGCTCAGTTTCCTCTTTATCGCTTTTGCTGCGATCGCGGACGCGAAGGTTGAGCAGGTGTTTCATGTCGCTCCCGTGCCGCGGGGAAGTGATCAAAGCGCGGGCACAGAGGACGCACCTTTTGCAACGCTGGATCGCGCGCGGCTGGCTGTGCGCGAGTATCGCGCAGCGACGCCCCTTCGAGGTGAAATCGTGGTCGAGCTGGGCGAAGGGCGTTATGAGCTGGCGTCGCCGGTGCGCTTCAACGCCGCGGATTCCGGTGAACCCGGCAAGACGATCATCTACCGCGCTGCCCCGGGAAAACGCGTGATTTTGAGCGGCGGCCGGCAGGTGACAGGCTGGCGCAAAGAGCAAAACGGCATCTTCACAGCGGACGTAGGAGAGGGCGTGGACTTTCGGCAATTATGGATCGGCTCGCACCGAGCCGTTCGCGCGCGCACCCCGAACGCAGGGAATTCCCTAAAGATGCCCGTGGAGAAACGCGCGAACGGCTTTGATCTGCCGCGTGACGTGCTGAAGAGTGTCGTGCTTCGGCCCAATGAAGTGGAAGTCGCCGTCACCGTCGCCTGGATGCACAAGCGCTTGCGGATTGCGCGGACCGAATCGGCCGAAGATCCGGCGTTCGTTCGCGCGGTGATTGCCGAGCCAGAATGGGACGGAGTGACCAAGCAGCCGCAGGGCGACCGCGTGTACACAGGGCGAACCTACTGGCTGGAGAATGCGCCTGAGTTTTTAGATGCGCCGGGAGAGTTTTATCTCAACCGCGAGACAGGGATTTTGGGCTACAGACCGCGCCCCGGAGAAGTTGTTGAGCAAAGCGATGTGGTGAGGCCGGAATTGGAAAACCTCGTTATCCTGGAGGGCACCTTTGACGCCCCCGTGCATGATTTGCGCTTCGAGGGTATCTCCTTTGCCCATACCGGATGGACGCGTCCGAACCGTAGCGGCTTTGTCGACGTGCAGGCCAACTCGCTGGTGCCGGTGGATCTGACGGGTGCGGTCGATTCGCAGTACAGGCATAATCAGCGCAAGGATCGTGTGCCTGCGGCGTTTCAGGCGCGCACCGCGGATCGAATCGTTATTCACGGCTGTCATTTCTATCAGCTGGGCGGAACGGGTGTGATGTTCACGGGCGGCGGGGACGACAATGTGTTGGAGGGAAACTCGTTTTATGATCTGGCGGGCGGTGGAATTGAGTTTGGCGAAGACGCGGCGGCGCCGGTTAACGAGCGGGTTTTTCCGCGACGGAACCGGATCTCGGATAATTTCATCGCGCACATCGGCGAGGACTATTGGGGTTCCGCGGCCATTCTCGGATACTACACGGATGCGACGGAGATCACGCGCAATGAAATTGCCGGGATTCCTTACACCGCGATCAGCCAGGGCTGGGGTTGGGGAAATCCCGCTGCGCCTGCTGCCTCGCGAAACAACCGCATCACCCACAATCGCGTGAACAATTACATGCGGCGCCTCGATGACGGCGGAGGAATTTATACGACAGATCGTCTGCTGGGTACGGAGATAGGGTTCAATGTCGTTGAGCGCATGTTGACGCCGGACGAACAGACGAAGGCTGGCGGCGCTCTCTATCTGGATCAATTTACGGAGGGCGTGAAGGTGCATCACAACCTCCTCACGGAGACGATTCGCTGGCTCTTCATCTGGAATCCGAACATCCGTGGGAATCGTGTCGAAAAGAACTACGCCGATACCGCCGCGCTGCGAAATGATGGGACGGACAATGTGGTCGAGCCGGCGACCGTGTTCGATCCGCGAGTAAAGCCAGAGAAGGCTCGGGAAATCGAAAACGCTGCGAGGATTTCGAGCGCGTTCGCCTCCGCCCGTGAATTCGCACCGGCGGACGACGTCATCGTGGACGCAGCGTCGCTGGATATTCACCGGCACGGTGAGTGGAAGATGGTCGATGCGAGCGGCAGCTATGCTGGCGGCGTGGCGCAGTCGGTGTCGGAAAGCGCCAGTGCGCGCGTGTGGCCGTTGCTGCCGAAGGATGGTCTCTACGAAGTGAGCGTTTGGAAAGGCGGGGCGACCGGGCAATTTTCTGTGCGACACATCGGCGGCGAAACAACACTGGAGCTGAATGGAGGCCCAAAGGAAACGATCACTGAAAGCCAGGGATGGGTGAGCCTCGGGCAGTTCCGCTTTGAAGCGGGTTCCGGTGCAGAAATCACCCTTTCCAAGTCGCTCGATGCTCCGGAGCAAACGTTAACTTTGGCCGCATTCAGGCTGCATCGAGTCGGCAACTGA
- a CDS encoding sensor histidine kinase, protein MGDTTATNILIVDDEPRNLLALDAILEPLKQNVTHAHSGAEALRHVLNTQFAVILLDVQMPTMDGFEVASLIRARERSRVVPIVFLTGIGNTQEWVSRGYVAGAVDYMIKPIVPEILRSKVEIFVELAKSRSRIEEELRARVLFTQEIATLNQALQKSNDELLTMNEDLAAFNQTVSHDLRAPLRHIQGFIEILGASLSTQLTEPQQKQFAVIKNSAARMVTLINDLLAFCRLSRAQIQAQRVDMQRLVESVRASLEPDFQDRIIEWDISNLGTVYGDEALLRQVWSNLISNALKYSRKVTPARIVIDSKDERPEKIFRITDNGAGFDMKYAGKLFGVFERLHPEKEFEGVGIGLANVRRIVERHGGRVWAEGSPGNGATFYFALPNAPRDSLS, encoded by the coding sequence ATGGGAGACACAACGGCTACAAATATCCTGATCGTTGACGACGAGCCGAGAAATCTGCTGGCGCTCGATGCAATCCTCGAACCGCTCAAACAAAACGTCACCCACGCGCATTCTGGCGCGGAGGCACTGCGCCACGTCCTGAACACGCAGTTCGCCGTCATCCTTCTAGACGTCCAGATGCCGACAATGGACGGCTTCGAAGTGGCCTCGCTCATCCGCGCCCGTGAACGCTCGCGCGTCGTCCCGATCGTTTTCCTAACCGGCATCGGCAATACCCAGGAATGGGTCTCGCGCGGTTACGTCGCCGGGGCCGTGGACTACATGATCAAGCCGATCGTACCGGAGATCCTGCGCTCGAAAGTTGAAATCTTCGTTGAACTCGCCAAATCGCGCTCCCGCATCGAGGAAGAGCTCCGCGCGCGGGTGCTTTTCACCCAGGAAATCGCAACGCTCAACCAGGCACTCCAAAAGAGTAACGACGAGTTGCTCACGATGAACGAGGATCTCGCGGCCTTTAATCAGACGGTCTCCCATGACCTCCGCGCCCCGCTTCGTCACATCCAGGGTTTTATCGAAATTCTGGGTGCATCGCTTTCAACGCAGCTCACCGAGCCCCAGCAAAAACAATTCGCCGTCATCAAAAATTCCGCGGCGCGCATGGTGACGCTGATCAACGATCTGCTTGCGTTCTGCCGCCTAAGCCGGGCGCAGATCCAGGCACAGCGCGTCGATATGCAACGCCTTGTCGAAAGTGTGCGCGCTTCGTTGGAGCCCGATTTCCAAGATCGTATCATCGAGTGGGATATCTCGAATCTCGGCACTGTTTATGGCGATGAAGCGCTCCTCCGGCAGGTGTGGAGCAACTTGATCTCCAACGCCCTGAAGTATTCACGCAAGGTCACACCTGCCCGCATCGTCATCGACAGCAAGGATGAGCGGCCGGAGAAAATTTTTCGCATCACCGACAACGGCGCGGGCTTCGATATGAAGTATGCCGGAAAGCTGTTCGGCGTTTTCGAGAGGCTTCACCCCGAAAAAGAATTCGAAGGGGTGGGCATCGGCCTCGCCAACGTCCGCCGCATCGTTGAACGCCATGGCGGCCGCGTCTGGGCCGAAGGCTCGCCGGGGAACGGAGCGACTTTCTACTTCGCGCTCCCCAACGCACCCCGAGACTCCTTGTCATGA
- a CDS encoding FAD-dependent oxidoreductase encodes MTHHELQTDFVVVGGGLAGVCAALAAARNGAKVVLIQDRSVLGGNASSEIRMHTVGADIHGRRPGARETGIIEELRLEDAARNPHRSYAQWDLLLYEKVMGEPNITLLLDTDCTGCVKEKSGSGQKRIVSLNAVRQLTEERFTIRGSFFADCSGDGRLGFEAGAEFTVGREGKSDYGESLALDNSDRQTLGSSIMFTARKYDAPQPFRAPSWVRRFEKREFTFRPIDGFEYGYWWAEWGGQLDTIKDNAVIRHELLRIALGVWDYVKNSGHHPDSANWALDWVGAIPGKRESRRFLGPHVLTQQDLQAGIIFPDTVAYGGWPLDLHPPSGIDATEEAPCRHFHLEHLYGIPLRSLYSRNVANLFFAGRNISATHVAFASTRVMATCAVMGQAIGTAAARAVGARAEEIGAFFSEAEMANLQQRLLRDDAFLPGLRNADENDLARTASVAASSEVIHGAAAQVIDGASREWRPDLGPWADGSTHRWTAASLPAWIELSWPAVRTVREIHLTFDSGLQRELTLSASDSTTKKIVRAPQPELVRDYTLLLDGRPVLEVKDNLLRKRVHRLPAPVAASRLRLQVQTTHGVAEARVFEIRVY; translated from the coding sequence ATGACTCATCACGAGCTACAAACTGACTTCGTTGTGGTCGGTGGCGGCCTGGCCGGCGTGTGCGCTGCATTGGCGGCCGCGCGTAACGGCGCCAAGGTCGTCCTCATTCAAGATCGCTCGGTGCTGGGCGGAAACGCCTCCAGTGAGATCCGCATGCACACGGTCGGCGCAGATATTCACGGCCGGCGGCCTGGGGCGCGCGAGACCGGTATCATCGAAGAGCTCCGGCTCGAAGATGCCGCGCGCAATCCCCATCGCTCCTACGCCCAATGGGATTTGCTCCTCTACGAAAAAGTCATGGGCGAGCCGAACATCACGCTGCTGCTCGACACGGATTGCACCGGATGTGTGAAGGAAAAATCTGGAAGCGGGCAGAAGCGGATCGTGTCACTCAATGCGGTCAGGCAACTCACCGAAGAACGGTTCACGATTCGCGGGAGTTTTTTTGCGGATTGCTCTGGAGACGGACGGCTCGGGTTCGAGGCGGGCGCGGAGTTCACTGTGGGTCGCGAAGGAAAGAGCGATTACGGCGAATCACTCGCGCTGGATAACTCGGACCGGCAGACACTCGGCAGCTCGATCATGTTCACAGCGCGCAAGTATGACGCGCCGCAACCGTTCCGCGCGCCGTCCTGGGTGCGCCGCTTCGAGAAGCGCGAGTTCACCTTTCGTCCGATCGACGGTTTTGAATACGGCTACTGGTGGGCGGAGTGGGGCGGCCAGCTCGACACGATCAAGGATAACGCGGTGATCCGTCACGAACTCCTCCGGATCGCGCTGGGCGTCTGGGACTATGTGAAGAACTCCGGACATCATCCGGACTCGGCGAACTGGGCGCTCGACTGGGTCGGTGCGATTCCCGGGAAACGTGAGTCGCGGCGGTTTCTCGGCCCCCACGTACTGACGCAGCAAGACCTTCAGGCAGGGATCATTTTTCCGGATACCGTCGCTTATGGAGGCTGGCCGCTCGATCTGCATCCACCGAGTGGAATCGATGCGACGGAGGAGGCACCGTGCCGACATTTTCATCTGGAGCACCTATACGGAATTCCCCTGCGTTCGCTCTATTCGCGAAACGTCGCGAACCTCTTTTTTGCTGGTCGCAACATCAGCGCAACGCACGTGGCGTTCGCCAGCACGCGAGTGATGGCGACATGTGCAGTGATGGGGCAGGCGATCGGGACGGCGGCAGCCCGGGCGGTCGGAGCGCGGGCCGAGGAGATTGGCGCATTTTTCTCGGAAGCAGAAATGGCAAACTTGCAGCAGCGGCTGTTGCGCGACGACGCGTTCCTTCCCGGGTTGAGAAACGCCGATGAGAACGATCTTGCGCGAACGGCTTCGGTCGCGGCATCGAGCGAGGTGATTCACGGGGCCGCCGCGCAAGTGATCGATGGTGCCAGCCGTGAGTGGCGTCCGGACCTCGGTCCGTGGGCGGATGGTTCTACGCACCGTTGGACTGCGGCGAGTTTACCCGCGTGGATCGAGCTTTCCTGGCCGGCGGTGAGAACGGTGCGGGAAATTCATCTTACCTTCGATTCGGGTTTGCAGCGGGAACTGACGCTCAGCGCCAGCGACTCCACCACGAAGAAGATCGTTCGCGCACCGCAGCCGGAGTTGGTGCGCGACTACACGTTGCTGCTCGACGGTCGTCCGGTGCTTGAGGTGAAGGATAACTTGCTGCGCAAACGTGTTCACCGTTTGCCGGCTCCAGTTGCGGCGAGTCGTTTAAGACTGCAGGTTCAAACCACGCACGGTGTCGCCGAGGCCCGTGTCTTTGAGATCCGCGTCTATTAA
- a CDS encoding MFS transporter, with amino-acid sequence MTLPRRSWLLLALLFGIGLLNYLDRQTLSILKATLKTELTLTDTHYSWLVTAFMGPYIVFYILSGRLVDRFGTRISLSIFAAVWSVANILSGLAQGFGQLAGARALLGAAEPGAFPAIQRVMMTWFPTERRAFAWSLLSPCTTVGAIMAPPLVAALTSYWNWHMAFILPGIAGLVLAAMWWASDRNPPTFPNEAEPAAQPPAMREILADRRVWLLLGARAMTDPVWYFHLFWLPGYLQERLGVSLPQLGWIGWIPSFIASAAVMATGRTTDAFVARGHSAVRVRITMFSLAAILAPVGAFTTFAPSITWALVMISLVAICCQIWFFGQGLLVADIFSKNSAATIAGLLGAVGASGGLLLNVIAGPLIERAGYIPVFVILSCLHPLAAIMLWRAKKGLLTPQPA; translated from the coding sequence ATGACTCTGCCCCGTCGAAGCTGGCTATTGCTCGCGCTCCTTTTTGGGATCGGGCTGCTCAATTATTTGGATCGGCAGACGCTCTCGATTCTGAAGGCGACGCTGAAGACGGAGCTAACGCTGACGGACACGCATTACTCGTGGCTGGTGACGGCGTTCATGGGGCCGTACATCGTTTTCTATATTCTGAGCGGGCGGTTGGTGGATCGTTTCGGTACGCGCATCAGCCTGAGTATTTTTGCAGCAGTGTGGTCGGTCGCCAATATTCTCAGCGGTCTTGCGCAGGGATTCGGCCAACTCGCCGGCGCGCGTGCGTTGCTCGGCGCGGCCGAGCCGGGGGCGTTTCCGGCGATTCAGCGCGTGATGATGACGTGGTTCCCCACGGAGCGCCGGGCCTTTGCGTGGAGTTTGCTCAGTCCCTGTACGACAGTTGGGGCAATCATGGCGCCGCCATTGGTCGCCGCGCTGACGAGCTATTGGAACTGGCACATGGCGTTCATTCTCCCGGGGATCGCAGGTTTGGTGCTCGCTGCGATGTGGTGGGCCTCTGATCGCAATCCGCCGACCTTCCCCAATGAGGCTGAGCCTGCCGCACAGCCGCCCGCGATGCGCGAAATTCTCGCTGACCGGCGTGTGTGGTTGTTGCTTGGAGCGCGGGCGATGACTGATCCGGTCTGGTACTTTCATCTCTTCTGGCTGCCCGGATATTTGCAGGAACGGCTGGGCGTTTCGTTGCCGCAACTTGGGTGGATCGGATGGATACCATCATTCATCGCTTCCGCCGCAGTGATGGCGACCGGGCGGACGACGGACGCCTTCGTAGCGCGCGGTCATTCGGCGGTGCGCGTGCGGATCACGATGTTTTCGCTGGCGGCGATTCTGGCGCCGGTGGGAGCGTTCACGACTTTTGCGCCGTCGATCACGTGGGCGTTGGTGATGATCTCGCTCGTGGCGATCTGCTGTCAGATCTGGTTCTTCGGGCAGGGGCTCTTGGTGGCAGACATTTTTTCGAAAAACTCAGCGGCAACGATTGCCGGCTTGCTAGGTGCGGTGGGCGCGAGCGGCGGGCTGTTGCTGAACGTCATCGCCGGGCCGTTGATCGAACGTGCGGGGTACATCCCGGTTTTTGTCATTCTCTCCTGCCTGCACCCGCTAGCCGCGATCATGCTCTGGCGCGCGAAGAAGGGGCTTCTCACTCCACAACCTGCATGA
- a CDS encoding LacI family DNA-binding transcriptional regulator, whose translation MTVRSKGALRRRKTAPEFVQPMSSRRCTIKDIAAHAGVAVSTVSYALRNHPSIPKETCARIQAVGEKLGYRPDPQISALMAHIGRGRAVPSSARIALVWMQGKRAHTRSDDFFLQMREGANERAGLRGYHLEEFWPDEDRLSGPRLTSILKARGIQSVIFSPSIEGVASDYGLGWENLACVVLGHARWPVELHRVAHDHYHGICECLQRMTAAGVTRPAIVLTEEINQRTDSAVKAAFITHHPSEGRARGLIYPLDQKGARAFPAWLRTHNPDGVLLLRREMWADVKTPRLEKLRQAGRVWCANWKAGDPLELPGIQQRYDLAARAAVDLVTGLEQSRTLGLPDHPQCVQIRGDWREHTVA comes from the coding sequence GTGACGGTCCGCAGCAAAGGAGCATTGCGCCGCCGGAAGACCGCTCCTGAATTCGTGCAGCCGATGTCCTCACGCCGCTGCACGATCAAAGATATCGCCGCCCACGCCGGGGTGGCGGTTTCCACTGTTTCGTATGCGCTGAGAAACCATCCGAGCATTCCCAAGGAAACCTGCGCGCGCATCCAAGCGGTGGGCGAGAAGCTCGGGTATCGTCCAGATCCGCAGATCTCCGCGCTTATGGCGCACATCGGGCGCGGGCGCGCGGTGCCGTCGTCCGCACGGATTGCGCTGGTGTGGATGCAGGGAAAACGCGCGCATACGAGGAGCGATGATTTTTTTCTGCAGATGCGCGAAGGCGCGAATGAGCGCGCGGGATTGCGCGGCTATCACTTGGAAGAGTTCTGGCCCGATGAGGACCGGCTGAGCGGTCCGAGACTGACGAGCATCCTAAAAGCGCGCGGTATCCAGAGCGTTATTTTCTCTCCGAGCATCGAAGGTGTCGCGTCGGATTATGGACTCGGTTGGGAGAATCTCGCGTGTGTTGTGCTTGGACACGCGCGCTGGCCCGTGGAGCTACATCGGGTTGCACACGATCATTATCATGGCATCTGCGAATGTTTGCAGCGCATGACTGCTGCCGGCGTAACGCGGCCGGCGATCGTGCTGACGGAGGAGATCAACCAGCGAACCGACAGCGCGGTGAAGGCGGCTTTCATTACGCATCATCCGAGTGAGGGTCGCGCGCGCGGACTTATTTATCCGCTCGATCAGAAGGGCGCGCGGGCCTTTCCCGCCTGGCTGCGCACGCACAATCCGGACGGGGTTTTGTTGCTCCGCCGGGAAATGTGGGCCGACGTGAAGACGCCGCGTCTCGAAAAGTTGAGGCAGGCCGGACGCGTCTGGTGCGCAAATTGGAAAGCGGGAGATCCTCTCGAGCTGCCCGGCATCCAGCAGCGCTACGATCTGGCTGCGCGCGCGGCGGTGGATTTGGTTACAGGTCTCGAACAAAGCCGTACGCTCGGCCTGCCCGATCATCCGCAATGCGTGCAAATCCGCGGTGACTGGCGTGAGCATACCGTTGCGTGA
- the trxA gene encoding thioredoxin yields MSDKIANLTNDTFKSTISSATPTLVDFWAPWCGPCKAIAPILEELATELDGKVKITKVNVDDNDAISAEYGIRAIPTMLLFKGGQLVEQFVGMQPKASLKEKLLAKI; encoded by the coding sequence ATGTCCGATAAAATCGCCAACCTGACCAACGACACCTTCAAGAGCACCATCAGCTCGGCCACGCCGACGCTGGTCGATTTCTGGGCTCCGTGGTGTGGACCGTGCAAAGCCATCGCTCCGATCCTCGAAGAGCTGGCCACCGAACTCGACGGCAAGGTCAAGATCACCAAGGTCAACGTCGACGACAACGACGCCATCTCCGCCGAGTACGGCATCCGGGCCATCCCGACCATGCTCCTCTTCAAAGGCGGCCAGCTCGTCGAACAATTCGTCGGCATGCAGCCCAAAGCTTCGCTCAAAGAAAAGCTCCTCGCGAAGATCTGA
- a CDS encoding HDOD domain-containing protein → MVHTLAKQTITRVAAGLETGEAAGLAEIVELIQQLSGNANETSVEELAALIGKDIVVTAKVITAANTMGYNPSGVEIATISQAIHVIGFNKIRQLALALLLIENAERTLNPHEKREIAALALCSGLMAEAVMNRHGTHEPEQAFICASLRNYGRLLMTTFMLDEYRQAREISLEGKSEDEAFRGVFGLTPLELGHHLLETANLPESILKTLRSLPVDAIRQAATSNEIELLVLADLSVKLGELALKPDLSDADFQRGVLSLSARTGRVFGLDADALVSILGEASHQLNEFARTFNLTAISQQVNPRLQSRIAGEDPIAVRTAQSAARSLAAANSKPPVAPATSLSPSEAASTSPIAPTDTPPPVASTSETVFQQAFESGIEQLASLLDESPVSMSKVYQVVLKSALQGFAARDGLILTRKPDAFYVNALGSGPLFDAIRGRSLVRETDRDVFGIALQRMEDVFIYDATDPKIVAHIPAWMKPGNLASFVLLPIHENKKPFALLLAGWSEKKTKSFSVTQIRQVRSMLKLVGTARRLTQN, encoded by the coding sequence GTGGTCCACACCCTTGCCAAGCAAACCATCACCCGGGTCGCCGCCGGACTAGAAACTGGCGAAGCCGCCGGCTTGGCCGAAATCGTTGAGCTCATCCAGCAACTCTCCGGCAACGCCAACGAAACCTCCGTCGAGGAACTCGCCGCGCTCATTGGCAAAGACATCGTCGTCACCGCCAAGGTCATCACCGCCGCCAACACGATGGGCTACAACCCATCCGGCGTCGAAATAGCCACCATCAGCCAGGCGATCCACGTCATCGGCTTTAATAAAATCCGCCAGCTCGCCCTGGCGTTGCTCCTGATCGAGAACGCCGAGCGCACCCTCAATCCACACGAGAAACGCGAAATCGCCGCCCTCGCTCTCTGCAGCGGACTCATGGCCGAAGCCGTCATGAACCGCCACGGCACCCACGAACCCGAGCAAGCGTTCATCTGCGCCTCCCTCCGCAACTATGGCCGTCTCCTCATGACGACCTTCATGTTGGACGAATACCGCCAGGCCCGCGAAATCTCCCTCGAAGGCAAATCCGAAGATGAAGCCTTCCGGGGCGTCTTTGGCCTTACCCCGCTTGAACTCGGCCATCACCTCCTCGAAACCGCGAACCTTCCTGAATCCATCTTAAAAACCCTGCGCTCGCTCCCCGTCGATGCGATCCGCCAGGCCGCCACTAGCAACGAAATCGAGCTCCTCGTCCTCGCCGATCTCTCCGTGAAACTCGGCGAGCTCGCGCTCAAACCTGATCTCAGCGACGCCGATTTCCAACGCGGCGTCCTTTCGCTCTCCGCCCGCACCGGCCGCGTCTTCGGTCTCGATGCCGACGCCCTCGTCTCGATCCTCGGCGAAGCCAGCCACCAGCTCAACGAGTTCGCCCGCACCTTTAACCTCACCGCCATCAGCCAGCAGGTGAACCCGCGTCTCCAATCGCGCATCGCCGGTGAAGACCCCATCGCCGTCCGCACGGCGCAGTCCGCCGCACGGAGCCTCGCCGCCGCTAACTCAAAACCGCCAGTGGCTCCCGCGACCTCCCTTTCGCCATCCGAAGCCGCGAGCACGTCACCCATTGCTCCAACTGACACACCGCCTCCTGTCGCCAGCACCAGCGAAACCGTTTTCCAGCAAGCCTTCGAATCCGGTATCGAACAACTCGCCAGCCTCCTCGACGAATCCCCTGTCAGCATGTCGAAGGTTTACCAAGTCGTCCTCAAATCCGCACTACAAGGCTTCGCCGCCCGCGACGGCCTCATCCTCACGCGCAAACCCGACGCCTTTTACGTCAACGCCCTCGGCTCCGGCCCGCTCTTCGACGCCATCCGCGGCCGCTCACTCGTGCGCGAAACCGACCGCGACGTCTTCGGCATCGCGCTCCAGCGCATGGAGGACGTTTTCATCTACGACGCGACCGATCCCAAAATCGTCGCTCACATCCCCGCTTGGATGAAGCCCGGCAACCTCGCCTCCTTCGTGCTCCTCCCGATTCACGAAAACAAAAAGCCCTTCGCGCTGCTCCTCGCCGGCTGGTCCGAGAAAAAAACCAAAAGCTTTTCCGTGACCCAAATCCGCCAGGTTCGCTCGATGCTCAAACTCGTCGGCACCGCCCGCCGGCTCACACAGAACTGA